GATAATCTTCTAATGAGCGTTCATTAATCAGCGAGGAAACCTCTACGCCAAGCTGCTCTGCAATATAATGCAGACTTTCCATGGAAGGCTGGGCTTTACCGTTTTCAATTAGACTCAACATGCCTTTGGAGATTCCATTTCCGGCGAGCTGTTGCAATGTAAGGTTCTTTTCTTTTCGAATCTTTTTAATTCGGATGCCTAACTCGCTCATTCTTTCCACTCCTTAAAATCAATCATTTAATTTAATTAAACATTTTTTCGAGAAGCATTACAAATTTTTTTAAAAAAAGTTTAATTAAATTAAAAAATAATTGAAGTAATCTGAAATATAGCTTATCATAAGTTTAATTAAATTAAACTTATGGGGTGACTGTATTGAATGAAGAAGAAAAATTTAAAAAAGCTACCTATCATCTAAAGACATTTTTAATAAGTAAAATGGTTTCTGCGTTAGGTGCAAATGTGTATGCATTTGGGATGAGTATGTATATTTTATCGCTGACAGGGTCGGCATTCAGCTTTGCTGCGAACTTAATTTTCAGCATTGTACCACGCATCGTTTTTTCACCAATTGCCGGTGTGATGGGTGATCGATATTCTCGTAAAAAACTTGTTATTGTTGGACAGTTAGGTGAAGCTGCAGCCATAACTGGACTGCTTATTTATTCCATTCTATTTGGTCTATCACTGCCAGCTATTTATTGTACGACGGTCATATATTCTGTGTGTTCTACATTTTCAAGCGTTGCTTTCACTGCTTCTCTTGGAAATTTAGTAGATAGGGGACGTATGCAAAAAGCGATGTCCTTTAACCAAATCTCCTACTCGGTTTCGGGCATTGGCGGACCCATAGTCGGCGGGCTTCTATTCGGATTTGTTTCAATACAACTATTCTTAATCATCAATATAGCAGCACTCATAATTACCACGACACTCGAAGCGACAATGAATTTCACCTTATTTAAAAGAGAAGAATCTACTGGAGAAAAAGAGGAAACGATGGTAGGAAGCTTACGGGAAGGATGGCGTTATGTCAGGAAAAAGCCTGTAATTAAAAGCATATTACTCACAGCTCTCTGGATCAATTTATTTTTAACCTGTTTAAATGTTGGTGGAGATTATGTCCTGCTT
The Peribacillus sp. FSL H8-0477 genome window above contains:
- a CDS encoding MFS transporter; this translates as MNEEEKFKKATYHLKTFLISKMVSALGANVYAFGMSMYILSLTGSAFSFAANLIFSIVPRIVFSPIAGVMGDRYSRKKLVIVGQLGEAAAITGLLIYSILFGLSLPAIYCTTVIYSVCSTFSSVAFTASLGNLVDRGRMQKAMSFNQISYSVSGIGGPIVGGLLFGFVSIQLFLIINIAALIITTTLEATMNFTLFKREESTGEKEETMVGSLREGWRYVRKKPVIKSILLTALWINLFLTCLNVGGDYVLLEQLKVRPQHIGIVEAAGAIGMLLTSIYFASRANVKNPLLFSKRAILGLSLLIAAFALPLIFSLSYPIVITFYSIAMLLFGSLGILTNTPILVMLQNSIDEEYRGRVFGILEMMAMGMMPVGTIIYGLLFDLVPAAYLFMGSGIMLIGVTMICLNSGVIKQGEIALLN